A genomic region of Chloroflexota bacterium contains the following coding sequences:
- a CDS encoding twin-arginine translocase TatA/TatE family subunit → MAGLGVTELLIILAIVIVLFGASRIGDLGGAMGRGIREFRRGVRDEDATAPTDASKNESK, encoded by the coding sequence ATGGCTGGTTTAGGCGTAACAGAACTGTTAATTATTTTGGCAATTGTGATTGTATTGTTTGGCGCTTCGCGGATTGGCGATCTTGGTGGAGCAATGGGTCGTGGCATTCGCGAGTTTCGCCGTGGTGTGCGCGATGAAGATGCTACAGCACCAACCGATGCTAGCAAAAACGAATCGAAATAA
- a CDS encoding AAA family ATPase yields the protein MQDCSLYLFGSPRLQYETQQIALGNGPLAALLVFLALNRQQPVSRLRLAATIWPDLPEPQARRALSAALYRLRQNCPSCDEWLLANAQTLQLGSIWCDLQAFQQGAQSNQSIDWQLACQLYRDELLPDVDAEWLDGPRADLQALFAATIAKLAHHAFAQGDYIVALTSAERWQAFDPFDEQACMLLMRCHVSLGRPHLALTAYRHLCERLAADLGVEPVAETSALAEQIRAEQTLRQTTIGGSWQKIPFVGRTHERSLLLDGLDAALSHSGGLVLLDGAAGIGKTRLLHELSQAAQARGFRVAWGAGQINGGNSPYAPLDQALTQILDQSLLDQFDPITRLGLSALVPNLPQLSQHDHANRPSLPAALLNALLAATQQAPLLLVLDDMHWAQRIVFNVLQWSPSQIQALLRSRLLLILAYRGSESSHMLQALRRMRQELPVQSVKLNGLALHDFQHLVGRLWPNHVPIPSMAEIAALHALTAGNPLFLQEQLLHRGDAHEHSFQALVAQRVQSLPMLAHRALAAANALGRSWTLAAWRFVAGAEVDQAIPDLLDARLVAQTHAGFQFYHDLIAVAVEQSLALELCQAAVQQAANYFEQQPLCRPETIAWAYERAQRWAAAIGAYQQAGEQALQAYAYTTALDYANRALELYQQIPVDARLELTLLRLRQRVLVFLGQLEVWRADVERLETLALSLGDQAALLEVYESRIVLSSVDSNPTEMASIAEQALDLAQAQQLPAVEARILNTYGFHLISSAAVQPRNSLPLLERAVALARSSHDDTVLVASLCSLAFAYRMLGDTSVAQRIAAEALTLTELHPYLYPARGNVLRVLSEVGISYADWETALSTMNKAVELLEALDDIWLLGVGLFMSTFITTALGLTEMAQATTQRIRQMIRDSKMPPNSNWSFFAHSVTILVALEAGDFAQAETVVQEVQPWLDQAHQQGAGLYLLSAIGAMEIFRNRPDQALPLLRRATAMWQQARSAFLQPILMHALAAQLCGFAAEAQAMLAEAEAMYDPKELFYADVLLHFTRFWVYGDRAHLQHAYSSIHNQANRFRDPTLRDSFINNVKLHGMVSQLHRVAPLAGAIRSMAGLWMRLTRVYGRTQMLSEGGYIQRKVLLVRADVPLGKSLSHTDRVEVIWTLHAPEDNRFNDRSELRIHRLQRLLDEADDAGAAPTDDDLADALAVSRRTIIRDMALLQSQGSAVSTRRRRAVGEE from the coding sequence ATGCAAGATTGCTCGCTCTACCTATTTGGCTCGCCACGCCTCCAATATGAAACCCAACAGATTGCGCTTGGCAATGGCCCGCTAGCCGCGTTATTAGTATTTTTAGCCTTAAATCGCCAGCAGCCCGTCAGCCGCTTGCGCTTGGCGGCGACAATCTGGCCCGATTTGCCTGAGCCACAGGCACGTCGGGCACTTTCGGCGGCACTCTATCGGCTACGCCAAAACTGCCCAAGCTGTGATGAATGGCTCTTGGCGAACGCCCAAACCTTGCAATTAGGCTCAATTTGGTGCGATCTCCAAGCGTTTCAGCAAGGTGCGCAAAGCAATCAAAGCATCGATTGGCAATTGGCATGTCAATTATATCGTGATGAATTATTGCCTGATGTTGATGCCGAATGGCTTGATGGCCCCCGCGCTGATTTGCAAGCACTATTTGCCGCCACGATTGCTAAATTGGCGCACCATGCCTTTGCCCAAGGCGATTATATTGTGGCGCTAACGAGTGCTGAGCGTTGGCAAGCGTTCGATCCCTTCGATGAACAAGCCTGTATGCTCCTGATGCGTTGCCATGTAAGCCTTGGCCGCCCGCACTTGGCATTAACCGCCTATCGGCATTTGTGCGAACGTTTGGCTGCTGATTTGGGCGTTGAGCCAGTTGCCGAAACCAGTGCCCTCGCCGAGCAAATTCGGGCTGAACAAACTTTGCGTCAAACCACGATTGGCGGTAGTTGGCAGAAAATACCATTTGTGGGTCGCACGCATGAACGTTCGTTGTTGCTTGATGGCTTGGATGCTGCCTTGAGTCATAGCGGTGGCTTGGTGCTGCTCGATGGCGCTGCTGGGATTGGCAAAACCCGTTTATTGCACGAATTGAGCCAAGCAGCCCAGGCGCGTGGTTTTCGGGTGGCTTGGGGTGCAGGTCAAATTAATGGTGGCAATTCGCCCTATGCTCCACTTGATCAAGCCCTAACCCAAATCCTTGATCAAAGCCTGCTTGACCAATTTGATCCGATTACACGGCTTGGTTTGTCGGCGCTTGTGCCAAATTTACCCCAATTGAGTCAACATGATCATGCAAATCGTCCGAGTTTGCCTGCGGCGTTATTGAATGCTTTACTCGCAGCGACCCAGCAAGCGCCATTATTATTGGTGCTTGATGATATGCATTGGGCACAACGGATTGTATTTAATGTGTTGCAATGGTCGCCGAGCCAAATTCAGGCGCTCTTACGCTCCCGTTTATTGCTGATCTTGGCCTATCGCGGCAGCGAATCGAGCCATATGTTGCAAGCCTTGCGCCGCATGCGTCAAGAATTGCCAGTTCAATCAGTTAAATTAAATGGCTTGGCGCTGCACGATTTTCAACATCTGGTGGGGCGCTTGTGGCCGAATCATGTGCCGATTCCGAGTATGGCCGAGATTGCTGCTTTACATGCCCTGACTGCGGGCAACCCACTCTTTTTGCAAGAGCAATTATTACATCGTGGCGATGCCCATGAGCACTCCTTTCAAGCATTGGTGGCTCAGCGAGTGCAGTCCTTGCCGATGTTGGCGCATCGGGCGTTGGCTGCGGCCAATGCGTTGGGCCGTAGCTGGACATTAGCAGCTTGGCGATTTGTCGCAGGCGCTGAGGTCGATCAGGCTATCCCTGATCTTTTAGATGCGCGGCTGGTGGCGCAGACCCACGCCGGATTTCAGTTTTACCACGATCTGATTGCCGTGGCGGTTGAGCAAAGTTTAGCGCTGGAATTATGCCAAGCAGCGGTGCAACAGGCCGCCAATTATTTTGAGCAACAGCCACTTTGCCGACCCGAAACGATTGCTTGGGCCTATGAGCGAGCGCAACGCTGGGCAGCGGCGATTGGAGCCTATCAACAAGCTGGCGAACAAGCCTTGCAAGCCTATGCCTACACGACAGCCCTCGATTATGCCAATCGGGCGTTGGAGCTGTATCAGCAAATACCAGTTGATGCCCGTTTGGAATTGACCTTATTGCGCTTGCGTCAACGGGTTTTAGTATTTTTGGGTCAATTAGAAGTTTGGCGAGCCGACGTTGAGCGCCTAGAAACTTTGGCTTTGAGTTTGGGCGATCAAGCGGCCTTGCTCGAAGTGTATGAGAGCCGGATTGTGCTCTCTTCGGTTGATTCCAACCCAACTGAAATGGCGAGCATTGCTGAGCAAGCCTTAGATTTGGCTCAAGCTCAGCAATTGCCAGCGGTAGAAGCCCGCATTTTAAATACCTATGGCTTTCATTTAATTAGTAGCGCCGCAGTTCAGCCACGCAACAGTTTGCCATTGCTTGAACGAGCAGTGGCTCTTGCCCGTAGCAGCCACGATGATACGGTGTTGGTGGCCTCGCTTTGTTCGTTAGCCTTTGCCTATCGGATGCTGGGCGATACCAGCGTCGCCCAACGGATTGCCGCCGAAGCCTTGACCTTGACCGAATTGCATCCCTATTTGTATCCAGCTCGCGGCAATGTGCTGCGGGTATTGAGCGAAGTTGGTATTAGCTATGCCGATTGGGAAACCGCGCTCAGCACAATGAACAAAGCGGTTGAATTGCTCGAGGCGCTTGATGATATTTGGCTTTTGGGTGTGGGTTTGTTCATGTCAACCTTCATCACAACCGCGCTTGGCTTGACCGAAATGGCCCAAGCGACGACCCAGCGCATTCGCCAGATGATTCGTGATTCCAAAATGCCGCCCAATTCCAATTGGTCATTTTTTGCGCATAGCGTCACAATTTTGGTGGCCTTAGAAGCTGGCGATTTTGCGCAAGCTGAAACGGTGGTGCAAGAAGTGCAGCCTTGGCTTGATCAGGCGCATCAACAAGGTGCAGGTTTATATCTACTTTCAGCAATTGGGGCAATGGAGATTTTTCGCAATCGGCCCGACCAAGCCTTGCCTTTGTTGCGGCGAGCTACAGCCATGTGGCAACAAGCGCGATCAGCCTTTTTGCAACCAATTTTGATGCATGCCTTAGCTGCTCAATTATGTGGTTTTGCTGCCGAAGCCCAAGCGATGTTGGCCGAAGCCGAAGCCATGTACGACCCCAAAGAGCTGTTTTATGCCGATGTATTGCTGCATTTCACGCGGTTTTGGGTATATGGTGATCGGGCACATTTGCAACATGCTTACAGCTCAATTCACAATCAGGCCAATCGTTTCCGTGACCCAACCCTACGTGATTCCTTTATAAATAATGTTAAGTTGCATGGCATGGTGTCGCAATTGCACCGAGTCGCGCCGCTGGCGGGGGCGATTCGCTCGATGGCCGGCCTGTGGATGCGCCTGACGCGGGTGTATGGCCGTACCCAAATGCTTTCCGAGGGCGGCTATATTCAGCGCAAAGTGTTGTTAGTTCGCGCCGATGTGCCTTTGGGCAAATCACTGAGCCACACCGATCGGGTTGAGGTAATTTGGACCTTGCATGCACCTGAGGATAATCGCTTTAATGATCGCAGCGAATTGCGCATCCATCGTTTGCAGCGCCTGCTTGATGAGGCTGACGATGCTGGAGCGGCCCCAACCGACGACGATTTAGCTGATGCTTTGGCGGTCAGTCGGCGCACGATTATCCGAGATATGGCCTTATTGCAATCCCAAGGCTCAGCTGTGAGCACCCGCCGCCGTCGCGCAGTGGGCGAGGAGTGA